One region of Glycine max cultivar Williams 82 chromosome 9, Glycine_max_v4.0, whole genome shotgun sequence genomic DNA includes:
- the LOC100811378 gene encoding COP1-interactive protein 1 isoform X6 gives MEDDKRKRKNKKKKNKQNKNVENGVGETANRDQNLVSNGKDEHTNLSETANEQSSNVDSNGVGETSSRDQNLVNNGKDEPALLSGVTHEQSMNADRNGVVETPNSDQNLVKSGKDKNIPPLEFADGQSTNMDSNGHLPNGKECAISEETIRKLKEENDIHIQKETLSKETIRKLKAENDMHIQKEAIMEETIRKLTEQNDLHMQKEIASEETIRKLKEKHDVHVQKEAISEDTIRNLKEKNDMHMQKETLSQETIRKLKEENEGHIQKEAISKETIKKFEEENDKLVQKETSLEMRIAQLQSENNSLLQKEAGLVERSNQLLNEKVGLETRFAQLHSENNSLLQKEATLVERTNQLLNEKEVLSLKGESLEQKIYLLESDLSSLVEKENSTKDTISKLNGNIAVLQVQVEELEESRNNLFLENQQLREKVSSLESTVQNHENSNASSCSRDAPEKDLASENKDLKSEIEAAFTLVEKLMAENAELVEKVTELCVELDHQSAVTEPNEMTEFAKPTGVAIPPPESAEYASVSAPKLNSLEETSVKDNGNSFNDAKHVVGVMSNSSLLSDDAGEIVQIPLDDNEIQDIELQDAKNVENDADAVPITDAPLIGAPFRLISFVANFVSGADLVDPSSSNTAR, from the exons ATGGAGGATGacaagaggaagaggaagaacaagaagaagaagaacaagcaGAACAAGAATGTGGAAAATGGGGTTGGAGAAACTGCCAATAGGGATCAGAATCTGGTGAGTAATGGAAAGGATGAGCATACTAATCTTTCCGAGACTGCAAATGAGCAAAGCTCGAATGTTGATTCGAATGGGGTTGGAGAGACATCAAGTAGGGATCAGAATCTGGTAAATAATGGTAAGGATGAACCTGCTCTTCTTTCAGGAGTCACCCATGAGCAAAGTATGAACGCAGATCGGAACGGGGTTGTTGAAACCCCCAATAGCGATCAAAATCTGGTGAAAAGTGGAAAGGATAAGAATATTCCACCATTGGAGTTTGCAGATGGGCAAAGCACTAATATGGATTCAAATGGTCATCTGCCAAATGGTAAAGAATGT GCCATATCAGAAGAGACAATCaggaaattaaaagaagaaaatgatataCATATTCAGAAAGAG ACTTTATCAAAGGAGACAATCAGGAAATTAAAGGCAGAAAATGATATGCACATTCAAAAGGAG GCCATAATGGAAGAGACAATCAGAAAATTAACAGAACAAAATGACTTGCATATGCAGAAAGag ATTGCATCAGAAGAGACTATcagaaaattgaaagaaaaacatgatgTGCATGTTCAGAAAGag GCTATATCAGAAGATACAATtagaaatttgaaagaaaaaaatgatatgcACATGCAGAAAGAG ACCCTGTCACAGGAGAcaataagaaaattgaaagaagaaaatgaagggcaCATTCAGAAAGAG GCCATATCAAAGGAGACAATTAAAAAATTcgaagaagaaaatgataaactaGTTCAGAAAGAG ACTAGTCTGGAAATGAGAATTGCACAATTGCAAAGTGAGAATAATTCCTTACTTCAAAAAGAG GCTGGATTGGTGGAAAGAAGTAATCAGTTGCTGAATGAAAAG GTTGGACTGGAAACAAGATTCGCACAATTGCACAGTGAGAATAATTCCTTACTTCAAAAAGAG GCTACATTGGTGGAAAGAACCAATCAGTTGCTGAATGAAAAGGAAGTTTTGAGCCTGAAAGGG GAGAgtttagaacaaaaaatatatcttctgGAGAGCGATTTGAGTTCTTTAGTCGAGAAGGAG AATTCAACTAAAGACACTATTTCAAAGCTGAATGGCAACATTGCTGTGCTACAGGTGCAG GTGGAAGAGTTGGAGGAGTCCAGGAATAatctttttctagaaaaccAGCAATTGAGGGAAAAAGTGTCGAGTCTAGAGTCAACGGTCCAAAATCATGAAAACAGTAACGCTTCTTCCTGCTCACGGGATGCACCTGAAAAG GATCTTGCTTCTGAAAACAAGGACTTGAAGTCTGAAATTGAAGCAGCCTTTACGTTGGTGGAGAAATTGATGGCTGAAAATGCGGAACTTGTGGAGAAG GTCACCGAGTTATGTGTTGAGTTGGATCACCAAAGTGCAGTCACTGAACCCAATGAGATGACTGAATTCGCTAAACCTACTGGTGTTGCCATTCCTCCACCAGAATCTGCTGAGTATGCGTCTGTGTCGGCCCCCAAGTTGAATTCATTGGAAGAGACTTCAGTGAAGGATAATGGTAACTCTTTTAATGACGCTAAGCATGTTGTTGGGGTAATGTCAAACTCGTCGTTGTTATCTGATGATGCTGGAGAAATCGTGCAAATTCCATTGGATGATAATGAAATACAAGATATAGAGTTGCAGGATGCTAAGAATGTGGAAAATGATGCTGATGCCGTGCCAATTACAGATGCTCCCCTTATCGGTGCTCCATTTCGTTTGATATCATTTGTTGCTAATTTTGTTAGTGGTGCTGACTTGGTTGACCCAAGCTCTTCAAACACCGCTCGTTGA
- the LOC100811378 gene encoding ERC protein 2 isoform X12: MGKALIWIQMVICQMAISEETIRKLKEENDIHIQKETLSKETIRKLKAENDMHIQKEAIMEETIRKLTEQNDLHMQKEIASEETIRKLKEKHDVHVQKEAISEDTIRNLKEKNDMHMQKETLSQETIRKLKEENEGHIQKEAISKETIKKFEEENDKLVQKETSLEMRIAQLQSENNSLLQKEAGLVERSNQLLNEKVVLSMKAESLERKINLLENDLSSFCEKEVGLETRFAQLHSENNSLLQKEATLVERTNQLLNEKEVLSLKGESLEQKIYLLESDLSSLVEKENSTKDTISKLNGNIAVLQVQVEELEESRNNLFLENQQLREKVSSLESTVQNHENSNASSCSRDAPEKDLASENKDLKSEIEAAFTLVEKLMAENAELVEKVTELCVELDHQSAVTEPNEMTEFAKPTGVAIPPPESAEYASVSAPKLNSLEETSVKDNGNSFNDAKHVVGVMSNSSLLSDDAGEIVQIPLDDNEIQDIELQDAKNVENDADAVPITDAPLIGAPFRLISFVANFVSGADLVDPSSSNTAR; the protein is encoded by the exons ATGGGCAAAGCACTAATATGGATTCAAATGGTCATCTGCCAAATG GCCATATCAGAAGAGACAATCaggaaattaaaagaagaaaatgatataCATATTCAGAAAGAG ACTTTATCAAAGGAGACAATCAGGAAATTAAAGGCAGAAAATGATATGCACATTCAAAAGGAG GCCATAATGGAAGAGACAATCAGAAAATTAACAGAACAAAATGACTTGCATATGCAGAAAGag ATTGCATCAGAAGAGACTATcagaaaattgaaagaaaaacatgatgTGCATGTTCAGAAAGag GCTATATCAGAAGATACAATtagaaatttgaaagaaaaaaatgatatgcACATGCAGAAAGAG ACCCTGTCACAGGAGAcaataagaaaattgaaagaagaaaatgaagggcaCATTCAGAAAGAG GCCATATCAAAGGAGACAATTAAAAAATTcgaagaagaaaatgataaactaGTTCAGAAAGAG ACTAGTCTGGAAATGAGAATTGCACAATTGCAAAGTGAGAATAATTCCTTACTTCAAAAAGAG GCTGGATTGGTGGAAAGAAGTAATCAGTTGCTGAATGAAAAGGTAGTTTTGAGCATGAAAGCT GAGAGTTTAGAGCGAAAAATAAATCTTCTGGAGAATGATTTGAGTTCTTTTTGTGAGAAAGAA GTTGGACTGGAAACAAGATTCGCACAATTGCACAGTGAGAATAATTCCTTACTTCAAAAAGAG GCTACATTGGTGGAAAGAACCAATCAGTTGCTGAATGAAAAGGAAGTTTTGAGCCTGAAAGGG GAGAgtttagaacaaaaaatatatcttctgGAGAGCGATTTGAGTTCTTTAGTCGAGAAGGAG AATTCAACTAAAGACACTATTTCAAAGCTGAATGGCAACATTGCTGTGCTACAGGTGCAG GTGGAAGAGTTGGAGGAGTCCAGGAATAatctttttctagaaaaccAGCAATTGAGGGAAAAAGTGTCGAGTCTAGAGTCAACGGTCCAAAATCATGAAAACAGTAACGCTTCTTCCTGCTCACGGGATGCACCTGAAAAG GATCTTGCTTCTGAAAACAAGGACTTGAAGTCTGAAATTGAAGCAGCCTTTACGTTGGTGGAGAAATTGATGGCTGAAAATGCGGAACTTGTGGAGAAG GTCACCGAGTTATGTGTTGAGTTGGATCACCAAAGTGCAGTCACTGAACCCAATGAGATGACTGAATTCGCTAAACCTACTGGTGTTGCCATTCCTCCACCAGAATCTGCTGAGTATGCGTCTGTGTCGGCCCCCAAGTTGAATTCATTGGAAGAGACTTCAGTGAAGGATAATGGTAACTCTTTTAATGACGCTAAGCATGTTGTTGGGGTAATGTCAAACTCGTCGTTGTTATCTGATGATGCTGGAGAAATCGTGCAAATTCCATTGGATGATAATGAAATACAAGATATAGAGTTGCAGGATGCTAAGAATGTGGAAAATGATGCTGATGCCGTGCCAATTACAGATGCTCCCCTTATCGGTGCTCCATTTCGTTTGATATCATTTGTTGCTAATTTTGTTAGTGGTGCTGACTTGGTTGACCCAAGCTCTTCAAACACCGCTCGTTGA
- the LOC100811378 gene encoding COP1-interactive protein 1 isoform X5 yields MEDDKRKRKNKKKKNKQNKNVENGVGETANRDQNLVSNGKDEHTNLSETANEQSSNVDSNGVGETSSRDQNLVNNGKDEPALLSGVTHEQSMNADRNGVVETPNSDQNLVKSGKDKNIPPLEFADGQSTNMDSNGHLPNGKECAISEETIRKLKEENDIHIQKETLSKETIRKLKAENDMHIQKEAIMEETIRKLTEQNDLHMQKEIASEETIRKLKEKHDVHVQKEAISEDTIRNLKEKNDMHMQKEETIRKLKEENEGHIQKEAISKETIKKFEEENDKLVQKETSLEMRIAQLQSENNSLLQKEAGLVERSNQLLNEKVVLSMKAVGLETRFAQLHSENNSLLQKEATLVERTNQLLNEKEVLSLKGESLEQKIYLLESDLSSLVEKENSTKDTISKLNGNIAVLQVQVEELEESRNNLFLENQQLREKVSSLESTVQNHENSNASSCSRDAPEKDLASENKDLKSEIEAAFTLVEKLMAENAELVEKVTELCVELDHQSAVTEPNEMTEFAKPTGVAIPPPESAEYASVSAPKLNSLEETSVKDNGNSFNDAKHVVGVMSNSSLLSDDAGEIVQIPLDDNEIQDIELQDAKNVENDADAVPITDAPLIGAPFRLISFVANFVSGADLVDPSSSNTAR; encoded by the exons ATGGAGGATGacaagaggaagaggaagaacaagaagaagaagaacaagcaGAACAAGAATGTGGAAAATGGGGTTGGAGAAACTGCCAATAGGGATCAGAATCTGGTGAGTAATGGAAAGGATGAGCATACTAATCTTTCCGAGACTGCAAATGAGCAAAGCTCGAATGTTGATTCGAATGGGGTTGGAGAGACATCAAGTAGGGATCAGAATCTGGTAAATAATGGTAAGGATGAACCTGCTCTTCTTTCAGGAGTCACCCATGAGCAAAGTATGAACGCAGATCGGAACGGGGTTGTTGAAACCCCCAATAGCGATCAAAATCTGGTGAAAAGTGGAAAGGATAAGAATATTCCACCATTGGAGTTTGCAGATGGGCAAAGCACTAATATGGATTCAAATGGTCATCTGCCAAATGGTAAAGAATGT GCCATATCAGAAGAGACAATCaggaaattaaaagaagaaaatgatataCATATTCAGAAAGAG ACTTTATCAAAGGAGACAATCAGGAAATTAAAGGCAGAAAATGATATGCACATTCAAAAGGAG GCCATAATGGAAGAGACAATCAGAAAATTAACAGAACAAAATGACTTGCATATGCAGAAAGag ATTGCATCAGAAGAGACTATcagaaaattgaaagaaaaacatgatgTGCATGTTCAGAAAGag GCTATATCAGAAGATACAATtagaaatttgaaagaaaaaaatgatatgcACATGCAGAAAGAG GAGAcaataagaaaattgaaagaagaaaatgaagggcaCATTCAGAAAGAG GCCATATCAAAGGAGACAATTAAAAAATTcgaagaagaaaatgataaactaGTTCAGAAAGAG ACTAGTCTGGAAATGAGAATTGCACAATTGCAAAGTGAGAATAATTCCTTACTTCAAAAAGAG GCTGGATTGGTGGAAAGAAGTAATCAGTTGCTGAATGAAAAGGTAGTTTTGAGCATGAAAGCT GTTGGACTGGAAACAAGATTCGCACAATTGCACAGTGAGAATAATTCCTTACTTCAAAAAGAG GCTACATTGGTGGAAAGAACCAATCAGTTGCTGAATGAAAAGGAAGTTTTGAGCCTGAAAGGG GAGAgtttagaacaaaaaatatatcttctgGAGAGCGATTTGAGTTCTTTAGTCGAGAAGGAG AATTCAACTAAAGACACTATTTCAAAGCTGAATGGCAACATTGCTGTGCTACAGGTGCAG GTGGAAGAGTTGGAGGAGTCCAGGAATAatctttttctagaaaaccAGCAATTGAGGGAAAAAGTGTCGAGTCTAGAGTCAACGGTCCAAAATCATGAAAACAGTAACGCTTCTTCCTGCTCACGGGATGCACCTGAAAAG GATCTTGCTTCTGAAAACAAGGACTTGAAGTCTGAAATTGAAGCAGCCTTTACGTTGGTGGAGAAATTGATGGCTGAAAATGCGGAACTTGTGGAGAAG GTCACCGAGTTATGTGTTGAGTTGGATCACCAAAGTGCAGTCACTGAACCCAATGAGATGACTGAATTCGCTAAACCTACTGGTGTTGCCATTCCTCCACCAGAATCTGCTGAGTATGCGTCTGTGTCGGCCCCCAAGTTGAATTCATTGGAAGAGACTTCAGTGAAGGATAATGGTAACTCTTTTAATGACGCTAAGCATGTTGTTGGGGTAATGTCAAACTCGTCGTTGTTATCTGATGATGCTGGAGAAATCGTGCAAATTCCATTGGATGATAATGAAATACAAGATATAGAGTTGCAGGATGCTAAGAATGTGGAAAATGATGCTGATGCCGTGCCAATTACAGATGCTCCCCTTATCGGTGCTCCATTTCGTTTGATATCATTTGTTGCTAATTTTGTTAGTGGTGCTGACTTGGTTGACCCAAGCTCTTCAAACACCGCTCGTTGA
- the LOC100811378 gene encoding COP1-interactive protein 1 isoform X4: protein MEDDKRKRKNKKKKNKQNKNVENGVGETANRDQNLVSNGKDEHTNLSETANEQSSNVDSNGVGETSSRDQNLVNNGKDEPALLSGVTHEQSMNADRNGVVETPNSDQNLVKSGKDKNIPPLEFADGQSTNMDSNGHLPNGKECAISEETIRKLKEENDIHIQKETLSKETIRKLKAENDMHIQKEAIMEETIRKLTEQNDLHMQKEIASEETIRKLKEKHDVHVQKEAISEDTIRNLKEKNDMHMQKETLSQETIRKLKEENEGHIQKEAISKETIKKFEEENDKLVQKETSLEMRIAQLQSENNSLLQKEAGLVERSNQLLNEKVVLSMKAVGLETRFAQLHSENNSLLQKEATLVERTNQLLNEKEVLSLKGESLEQKIYLLESDLSSLVEKENSTKDTISKLNGNIAVLQVQVEELEESRNNLFLENQQLREKVSSLESTVQNHENSNASSCSRDAPEKDLASENKDLKSEIEAAFTLVEKLMAENAELVEKVTELCVELDHQSAVTEPNEMTEFAKPTGVAIPPPESAEYASVSAPKLNSLEETSVKDNGNSFNDAKHVVGVMSNSSLLSDDAGEIVQIPLDDNEIQDIELQDAKNVENDADAVPITDAPLIGAPFRLISFVANFVSGADLVDPSSSNTAR from the exons ATGGAGGATGacaagaggaagaggaagaacaagaagaagaagaacaagcaGAACAAGAATGTGGAAAATGGGGTTGGAGAAACTGCCAATAGGGATCAGAATCTGGTGAGTAATGGAAAGGATGAGCATACTAATCTTTCCGAGACTGCAAATGAGCAAAGCTCGAATGTTGATTCGAATGGGGTTGGAGAGACATCAAGTAGGGATCAGAATCTGGTAAATAATGGTAAGGATGAACCTGCTCTTCTTTCAGGAGTCACCCATGAGCAAAGTATGAACGCAGATCGGAACGGGGTTGTTGAAACCCCCAATAGCGATCAAAATCTGGTGAAAAGTGGAAAGGATAAGAATATTCCACCATTGGAGTTTGCAGATGGGCAAAGCACTAATATGGATTCAAATGGTCATCTGCCAAATGGTAAAGAATGT GCCATATCAGAAGAGACAATCaggaaattaaaagaagaaaatgatataCATATTCAGAAAGAG ACTTTATCAAAGGAGACAATCAGGAAATTAAAGGCAGAAAATGATATGCACATTCAAAAGGAG GCCATAATGGAAGAGACAATCAGAAAATTAACAGAACAAAATGACTTGCATATGCAGAAAGag ATTGCATCAGAAGAGACTATcagaaaattgaaagaaaaacatgatgTGCATGTTCAGAAAGag GCTATATCAGAAGATACAATtagaaatttgaaagaaaaaaatgatatgcACATGCAGAAAGAG ACCCTGTCACAGGAGAcaataagaaaattgaaagaagaaaatgaagggcaCATTCAGAAAGAG GCCATATCAAAGGAGACAATTAAAAAATTcgaagaagaaaatgataaactaGTTCAGAAAGAG ACTAGTCTGGAAATGAGAATTGCACAATTGCAAAGTGAGAATAATTCCTTACTTCAAAAAGAG GCTGGATTGGTGGAAAGAAGTAATCAGTTGCTGAATGAAAAGGTAGTTTTGAGCATGAAAGCT GTTGGACTGGAAACAAGATTCGCACAATTGCACAGTGAGAATAATTCCTTACTTCAAAAAGAG GCTACATTGGTGGAAAGAACCAATCAGTTGCTGAATGAAAAGGAAGTTTTGAGCCTGAAAGGG GAGAgtttagaacaaaaaatatatcttctgGAGAGCGATTTGAGTTCTTTAGTCGAGAAGGAG AATTCAACTAAAGACACTATTTCAAAGCTGAATGGCAACATTGCTGTGCTACAGGTGCAG GTGGAAGAGTTGGAGGAGTCCAGGAATAatctttttctagaaaaccAGCAATTGAGGGAAAAAGTGTCGAGTCTAGAGTCAACGGTCCAAAATCATGAAAACAGTAACGCTTCTTCCTGCTCACGGGATGCACCTGAAAAG GATCTTGCTTCTGAAAACAAGGACTTGAAGTCTGAAATTGAAGCAGCCTTTACGTTGGTGGAGAAATTGATGGCTGAAAATGCGGAACTTGTGGAGAAG GTCACCGAGTTATGTGTTGAGTTGGATCACCAAAGTGCAGTCACTGAACCCAATGAGATGACTGAATTCGCTAAACCTACTGGTGTTGCCATTCCTCCACCAGAATCTGCTGAGTATGCGTCTGTGTCGGCCCCCAAGTTGAATTCATTGGAAGAGACTTCAGTGAAGGATAATGGTAACTCTTTTAATGACGCTAAGCATGTTGTTGGGGTAATGTCAAACTCGTCGTTGTTATCTGATGATGCTGGAGAAATCGTGCAAATTCCATTGGATGATAATGAAATACAAGATATAGAGTTGCAGGATGCTAAGAATGTGGAAAATGATGCTGATGCCGTGCCAATTACAGATGCTCCCCTTATCGGTGCTCCATTTCGTTTGATATCATTTGTTGCTAATTTTGTTAGTGGTGCTGACTTGGTTGACCCAAGCTCTTCAAACACCGCTCGTTGA
- the LOC100811378 gene encoding uncharacterized protein MCAP_0864 isoform X8, whose amino-acid sequence MEDDKRKRKNKKKKNKQNKNVENGVGETANRDQNLVSNGKDEHTNLSETANEQSSNVDSNGVGETSSRDQNLVNNGKDEPALLSGVTHEQSMNADRNGVVETPNSDQNLVKSGKDKNIPPLEFADGQSTNMDSNGHLPNGKECAISEETIRKLKEENDIHIQKETLSKETIRKLKAENDMHIQKEAIMEETIRKLTEQNDLHMQKEIASEETIRKLKEKHDVHVQKEAISEDTIRNLKEKNDMHMQKETLSQETIRKLKEENEGHIQKEAISKETIKKFEEENDKLVQKETSLEMRIAQLQSENNSLLQKEAGLVERSNQLLNEKVVLSMKAESLERKINLLENDLSSFCEKEVGLETRFAQLHSENNSLLQKEATLVERTNQLLNEKEVLSLKGESLEQKIYLLESDLSSLVEKENSTKDTISKLNGNIAVLQVQDLASENKDLKSEIEAAFTLVEKLMAENAELVEKVTELCVELDHQSAVTEPNEMTEFAKPTGVAIPPPESAEYASVSAPKLNSLEETSVKDNGNSFNDAKHVVGVMSNSSLLSDDAGEIVQIPLDDNEIQDIELQDAKNVENDADAVPITDAPLIGAPFRLISFVANFVSGADLVDPSSSNTAR is encoded by the exons ATGGAGGATGacaagaggaagaggaagaacaagaagaagaagaacaagcaGAACAAGAATGTGGAAAATGGGGTTGGAGAAACTGCCAATAGGGATCAGAATCTGGTGAGTAATGGAAAGGATGAGCATACTAATCTTTCCGAGACTGCAAATGAGCAAAGCTCGAATGTTGATTCGAATGGGGTTGGAGAGACATCAAGTAGGGATCAGAATCTGGTAAATAATGGTAAGGATGAACCTGCTCTTCTTTCAGGAGTCACCCATGAGCAAAGTATGAACGCAGATCGGAACGGGGTTGTTGAAACCCCCAATAGCGATCAAAATCTGGTGAAAAGTGGAAAGGATAAGAATATTCCACCATTGGAGTTTGCAGATGGGCAAAGCACTAATATGGATTCAAATGGTCATCTGCCAAATGGTAAAGAATGT GCCATATCAGAAGAGACAATCaggaaattaaaagaagaaaatgatataCATATTCAGAAAGAG ACTTTATCAAAGGAGACAATCAGGAAATTAAAGGCAGAAAATGATATGCACATTCAAAAGGAG GCCATAATGGAAGAGACAATCAGAAAATTAACAGAACAAAATGACTTGCATATGCAGAAAGag ATTGCATCAGAAGAGACTATcagaaaattgaaagaaaaacatgatgTGCATGTTCAGAAAGag GCTATATCAGAAGATACAATtagaaatttgaaagaaaaaaatgatatgcACATGCAGAAAGAG ACCCTGTCACAGGAGAcaataagaaaattgaaagaagaaaatgaagggcaCATTCAGAAAGAG GCCATATCAAAGGAGACAATTAAAAAATTcgaagaagaaaatgataaactaGTTCAGAAAGAG ACTAGTCTGGAAATGAGAATTGCACAATTGCAAAGTGAGAATAATTCCTTACTTCAAAAAGAG GCTGGATTGGTGGAAAGAAGTAATCAGTTGCTGAATGAAAAGGTAGTTTTGAGCATGAAAGCT GAGAGTTTAGAGCGAAAAATAAATCTTCTGGAGAATGATTTGAGTTCTTTTTGTGAGAAAGAA GTTGGACTGGAAACAAGATTCGCACAATTGCACAGTGAGAATAATTCCTTACTTCAAAAAGAG GCTACATTGGTGGAAAGAACCAATCAGTTGCTGAATGAAAAGGAAGTTTTGAGCCTGAAAGGG GAGAgtttagaacaaaaaatatatcttctgGAGAGCGATTTGAGTTCTTTAGTCGAGAAGGAG AATTCAACTAAAGACACTATTTCAAAGCTGAATGGCAACATTGCTGTGCTACAGGTGCAG GATCTTGCTTCTGAAAACAAGGACTTGAAGTCTGAAATTGAAGCAGCCTTTACGTTGGTGGAGAAATTGATGGCTGAAAATGCGGAACTTGTGGAGAAG GTCACCGAGTTATGTGTTGAGTTGGATCACCAAAGTGCAGTCACTGAACCCAATGAGATGACTGAATTCGCTAAACCTACTGGTGTTGCCATTCCTCCACCAGAATCTGCTGAGTATGCGTCTGTGTCGGCCCCCAAGTTGAATTCATTGGAAGAGACTTCAGTGAAGGATAATGGTAACTCTTTTAATGACGCTAAGCATGTTGTTGGGGTAATGTCAAACTCGTCGTTGTTATCTGATGATGCTGGAGAAATCGTGCAAATTCCATTGGATGATAATGAAATACAAGATATAGAGTTGCAGGATGCTAAGAATGTGGAAAATGATGCTGATGCCGTGCCAATTACAGATGCTCCCCTTATCGGTGCTCCATTTCGTTTGATATCATTTGTTGCTAATTTTGTTAGTGGTGCTGACTTGGTTGACCCAAGCTCTTCAAACACCGCTCGTTGA